From the genome of Deinococcus sp. JMULE3, one region includes:
- the tilS gene encoding tRNA lysidine(34) synthetase TilS: MPDPTEFLLRPLREYAGAVVVVGVSGGADSVALLLALRQAGARPVAAHLDHALRPDSAQDAAWVQALAARLDVPFAGARVDVGAVAAKRGWNTEDAARRLRYDFLARTAKAHGAPVILTAHTRRDQAETVLTALLRGEAVLHGIPAARGRVRRPWLDVPRADLEVFLRGQGQEWREDPTNDDPAYTRAWLRRDVMPILTARYPALEATLARVARHQAQDDDALSAEATQITAHAPLRAVPPAVLRRWLRARLHDAGLDAHATHLDTLQGALTSGGTTHLDLPGTHPVTVTGGRLHLTPQTYPDPDFPLPDGWTRRTRQPGDRIHLPGGTRKLSDVLTDRHVPRADRDRVPLLTSDAGVQWIGLQPTIWASGAREHAAQPPDPLHAAMGEALAQARQAAGAQEVPVGAVVLGPDGTVIGRGRNTSREHGDMTRHAELTALREAARTLGTPYLTACTLVVTLEPCPMCLGAALEARIGHIVYGAANPKAGALGGVTDLLAAHWGHAPTVTPGLRAREAARLLKDVFSQLRAQRS, translated from the coding sequence GTGCCTGATCCCACCGAGTTCCTGCTGCGGCCCCTGCGCGAGTACGCGGGGGCGGTGGTGGTCGTGGGCGTGTCCGGCGGGGCGGACAGCGTGGCGCTGCTGCTGGCCCTGCGGCAGGCGGGCGCGCGGCCGGTGGCGGCGCACCTGGACCACGCCCTGCGGCCCGACTCCGCGCAGGACGCCGCGTGGGTGCAGGCGCTCGCCGCGCGGCTGGACGTGCCGTTCGCGGGCGCGCGGGTGGACGTGGGCGCGGTCGCTGCCAAGCGTGGCTGGAACACCGAGGACGCCGCCCGCCGCCTGCGCTACGACTTCCTGGCCCGCACCGCGAAGGCGCACGGCGCGCCGGTCATCCTGACCGCCCACACCCGCCGCGATCAGGCGGAGACGGTCCTGACGGCCCTGCTGCGCGGCGAGGCGGTGCTGCACGGCATTCCTGCCGCGCGCGGGCGGGTGCGGCGGCCCTGGCTGGACGTGCCCCGCGCCGACCTGGAAGTGTTCCTGCGCGGGCAGGGGCAGGAGTGGCGCGAGGACCCCACCAACGACGACCCCGCGTACACCCGCGCGTGGCTGCGCCGCGACGTGATGCCCATCCTGACCGCCCGCTACCCCGCGCTGGAGGCCACCCTGGCCCGCGTGGCGCGGCATCAGGCGCAGGACGACGACGCCCTGAGCGCCGAGGCCACGCAGATCACCGCGCACGCCCCGCTGCGCGCCGTGCCGCCCGCCGTGCTGCGCCGCTGGCTGCGCGCCCGGCTGCACGACGCGGGCCTGGACGCGCACGCCACGCACCTCGACACCCTGCAAGGCGCCCTGACGTCGGGAGGTACCACGCACCTCGACCTGCCCGGCACGCACCCCGTCACCGTCACCGGGGGGAGGCTGCACCTGACCCCGCAGACGTACCCGGACCCCGACTTCCCCCTCCCGGACGGCTGGACGCGCCGCACCCGGCAGCCCGGCGACCGCATCCACCTGCCCGGCGGCACCCGCAAACTCAGCGACGTGCTGACCGACCGGCACGTGCCGCGCGCCGACCGGGACCGCGTGCCGCTCCTGACCAGTGACGCGGGGGTGCAGTGGATCGGCCTCCAGCCGACCATCTGGGCCAGCGGGGCGCGCGAACACGCCGCCCAGCCCCCCGACCCCCTGCACGCCGCGATGGGCGAGGCGCTGGCGCAGGCCCGGCAGGCCGCAGGCGCCCAGGAAGTCCCGGTCGGCGCGGTCGTCCTCGGCCCGGACGGCACCGTCATCGGGCGGGGGCGCAACACCAGCCGCGAGCACGGCGACATGACCCGCCACGCCGAACTGACCGCTCTGCGCGAGGCCGCCCGCACCCTCGGCACGCCCTACCTGACCGCCTGCACGCTGGTCGTCACCCTGGAACCCTGCCCCATGTGCCTCGGCGCGGCCCTCGAAGCTCGCATCGGACACATCGTCTACGGCGCCGCCAACCCCAAAGCCGGAGCGCTGGGTGGCGTCACCGACCTTCTCGCCGCGCACTGGGGCCACGCGCCCACGGTCACGCCCGGCCTCCGCGCCCGTGAGGCTGCCCGCCTCCTGAAAGACGTGTTCAGCCAGCTGCGCGCCCAGCGGTCCTAG
- a CDS encoding GTP pyrophosphokinase family protein, with amino-acid sequence MNGQLLQAYEDGCETFEGLRDAAVAHVTRLIAGAGLNIHHVTGRVKKRASLEDKLRRKPGRYGSLADVTDLVAVRVITYFESDVSVVSRLLEEHHVIDWENSIDKSKMHDPDRFGYMGVHYVVQVGPDSPDLSGFAGLKFEVQIRSILQHAWAEIEHDLGYKNREAIPREVQRRFYRLAGLLEMADEEFMTLHRLSQEYAATLPARVVDAPDAVFVDAPSMKHLLGVAPVRDLDQQVAAALNVLLLTDWPDPERPQRLASLLHYVGVHSVGALQKELRRHEAEVVRFASLLLPRLREAWTPAGGARPGTSVVHYALLRACANPLLDPHEIVSMLDLRGVLSGDQLVAAVREAYAQVMADGSARVG; translated from the coding sequence ATGAACGGTCAGCTACTCCAGGCGTACGAGGACGGGTGCGAGACCTTCGAGGGACTGCGGGACGCGGCGGTGGCGCACGTCACGCGCTTGATCGCCGGGGCGGGCCTGAACATCCATCACGTGACGGGCCGCGTGAAGAAACGCGCGAGTCTGGAGGACAAGCTGCGGCGCAAGCCGGGCCGGTACGGGTCGCTGGCGGACGTGACGGATCTGGTGGCGGTGCGCGTGATCACGTACTTCGAGTCGGATGTGAGCGTGGTGTCGCGCCTGCTGGAGGAGCATCACGTGATCGACTGGGAGAACTCGATCGACAAGAGCAAGATGCACGACCCGGACCGGTTCGGGTACATGGGCGTGCATTACGTGGTGCAGGTGGGGCCGGACTCGCCGGACCTGTCGGGGTTCGCGGGCCTGAAGTTCGAGGTGCAGATCCGGTCGATCCTGCAGCACGCGTGGGCGGAGATCGAGCATGACCTGGGCTACAAGAACCGCGAGGCGATCCCGCGGGAGGTGCAGCGCCGCTTCTACCGGCTGGCGGGGCTGCTGGAGATGGCGGACGAGGAGTTCATGACCCTGCACCGCCTGTCGCAGGAGTACGCGGCGACGCTGCCTGCGCGGGTGGTGGACGCGCCGGACGCGGTGTTCGTGGACGCGCCGAGCATGAAGCACCTGCTGGGGGTGGCGCCGGTGCGGGATCTGGATCAGCAGGTGGCGGCGGCGCTGAACGTGCTGCTCCTGACGGACTGGCCGGACCCGGAGCGGCCGCAGCGGCTGGCGAGCCTGCTGCATTACGTGGGGGTGCATTCGGTGGGGGCGCTCCAGAAGGAGTTGCGGCGGCATGAGGCGGAGGTGGTGCGCTTCGCGTCGCTGCTGCTGCCGCGCCTGCGCGAGGCGTGGACTCCGGCGGGCGGGGCGCGGCCGGGGACGAGCGTGGTGCATTACGCGCTGCTGCGGGCGTGCGCGAATCCGCTGCTGGACCCGCATGAGATTGTCAGCATGCTCGACCTGCGCGGCGTCCTGAGCGGGGATCAGCTGGTGGCGGCGGTGCGTGAGGCGTACGCGCAGGTCATGGCGGACGGGTCGGCGCGGGTGGGCTGA
- a CDS encoding N-acetylmuramoyl-L-alanine amidase codes for MRPALPALLLGTALLTLGAAPAATPSPVPGILVAYPPEGHRVAFDHVILEGMVPPGATLTVSGTPVPTGPDGLYISWFPLKPGVNDLRLIARTPARPGQSARSTTRILRVTRTVPRTLPATPTTITRASITPAQPTELWDPAGDTPQDRQIPVRFQGSPGGRASARITGLPAQPLREGPAGTYSGTLDLPPTARLSSAALTVTLTGRDGRTTSAPAPGPVTSTPGTARTVTTPPGTIPGPGLNASSTRLTTTQGAPLLYPRDGTTYRAVGRVGPDLRVRLAPGISALITAAQTTPVGFTPPPAPGGGPLTLSSTPDHLQLHLPLGTARPPFTLVQTGDRTLRLTLYSTPGQPLTAPEENDPRLDRLTITTPTPGVTQLDRTLTHPIWGFHADHDDQGLLLTARQPPTPDPTQPLLGRVITLDPGHGGTQNGGAGSLGTPEKNLNLPIALMTAQLLQAQGATVNLTRDTDTTLGLYERGLIAEQTSSDLLISIHANALPDGRDPRGTRGPEIYYTHQQAKAAAQAILTALRAQLPDLGPGTGLKPDADLALTRPTTQPSLLIETGYLTDPGNLRLLNSPDGQRRVAQAIADGISAYYAGLAGR; via the coding sequence ATGCGCCCCGCCCTGCCCGCCCTGCTCCTGGGCACCGCCCTGCTGACCCTCGGCGCGGCCCCCGCCGCCACCCCCAGTCCGGTCCCCGGCATCCTCGTCGCGTACCCACCCGAAGGCCACCGGGTCGCGTTCGACCACGTCATCCTGGAGGGCATGGTCCCGCCCGGCGCGACCCTCACGGTCAGCGGCACGCCCGTTCCCACCGGACCCGACGGCCTGTACATCAGCTGGTTCCCGCTGAAGCCCGGCGTGAACGACCTGCGCCTGATCGCCCGCACCCCCGCCCGCCCCGGCCAGAGCGCCCGCAGCACCACCCGCATCCTGCGCGTCACCCGCACCGTCCCCCGCACGCTGCCCGCCACGCCCACCACCATCACCCGCGCCAGCATCACGCCCGCGCAGCCCACCGAACTGTGGGACCCCGCCGGGGACACCCCTCAGGACCGGCAGATTCCCGTGCGCTTCCAGGGCAGCCCCGGCGGCCGCGCCAGCGCCCGAATCACCGGACTGCCCGCCCAACCCCTGCGCGAAGGGCCCGCCGGAACGTACAGCGGCACCCTCGACCTGCCCCCCACCGCCCGCCTGAGCAGCGCCGCCCTCACCGTCACTCTGACCGGCCGCGACGGGCGCACCACCAGCGCCCCCGCCCCCGGCCCCGTCACCAGCACCCCCGGCACCGCCCGCACCGTCACCACCCCACCCGGCACCATCCCCGGCCCCGGCCTGAACGCCAGCAGCACCCGCCTCACCACCACCCAGGGCGCCCCGCTGCTCTACCCCCGCGACGGCACCACCTACCGCGCCGTCGGCCGCGTCGGCCCCGACCTGCGCGTCCGCCTCGCCCCCGGAATCAGCGCTCTGATCACCGCCGCGCAGACCACCCCGGTGGGCTTCACGCCCCCACCCGCCCCAGGCGGCGGCCCCCTCACCCTCAGCAGCACCCCCGACCACCTCCAGCTGCACCTCCCCCTCGGCACCGCACGGCCACCCTTCACCCTGGTGCAGACCGGCGACCGCACCCTGCGGCTCACCCTGTACTCCACCCCTGGCCAGCCCCTCACCGCGCCCGAGGAAAACGATCCCCGTCTCGACCGGCTCACCATCACCACCCCCACCCCCGGCGTCACCCAACTCGACCGCACCCTCACCCACCCCATCTGGGGCTTCCACGCCGACCACGACGACCAGGGCCTCCTCCTCACCGCCCGCCAGCCCCCCACCCCCGACCCCACCCAGCCCCTGCTGGGCCGCGTCATCACCCTCGACCCCGGCCACGGCGGCACCCAGAACGGCGGCGCGGGCAGCCTCGGCACGCCCGAGAAGAACCTCAACCTCCCCATCGCCCTCATGACCGCCCAGCTGCTCCAGGCGCAGGGCGCCACCGTCAACCTCACCCGCGACACCGACACCACCCTCGGCCTCTACGAACGCGGCCTGATCGCCGAACAAACCAGCAGCGACCTCCTCATCAGCATCCACGCCAACGCCCTCCCAGACGGCCGCGACCCCCGCGGCACCCGCGGACCCGAGATCTACTACACCCACCAACAAGCAAAAGCCGCCGCGCAGGCCATCCTCACCGCCCTCCGCGCCCAACTCCCCGACCTAGGCCCCGGCACCGGACTCAAACCCGACGCCGACCTCGCCCTCACGCGCCCCACCACCCAACCCAGCCTCCTCATCGAAACCGGATACCTCACCGACCCCGGCAACCTCCGCCTCCTCAACAGCCCAGACGGACAACGGCGCGTCGCGCAGGCCATCGCCGACGGCATCAGCGCGTACTACGCGGGGCTGGCGGGACGGTAG
- a CDS encoding aromatic amino acid transaminase produces MFSDLRPLPLDPLWALQNAHRDDPRPHKLNLGIGIYRDAHGHTPVLNAVQHAEQALADAAPSKVYRPLSGNADFNAAMTRLLLGDHTPTQDRAVTVQTVGGTGALRTLADLIASANPEATVWTSNPGYANHHPLMRAAGLLTAEYPWQDDGTGTTDLTPMLGALDAAQPGDILLVQGCCHNPTGIDLSQESWHALASYCQERGLIPLIDMAYQGLGKGLTEDAQGLRIMTRHLGTVLITASCSKNMGLYCERTGTATVLVPHPNEKPAVLSVLEGIARRTYSMPPEHGAAIATTLLNNPHPWHQELGTMRDRIRTVREALGHALRAAGAPHDLLSIEHHQGMFSLLPLTPTRWTPSANTTPSTAPAKAASTSPASPTTPSPHSRTR; encoded by the coding sequence ATGTTCAGTGACCTGCGCCCCCTCCCCCTCGACCCCCTCTGGGCCCTGCAGAACGCCCACCGCGACGACCCCCGCCCCCACAAACTCAACCTCGGCATCGGCATCTACCGCGACGCCCACGGCCACACCCCCGTCCTGAACGCCGTCCAGCACGCCGAACAGGCCCTCGCCGACGCGGCCCCCAGCAAGGTCTACCGGCCCCTGAGCGGCAACGCCGACTTCAACGCCGCCATGACCCGCCTCCTCCTCGGCGACCACACCCCCACCCAGGACCGCGCCGTCACCGTGCAGACCGTCGGCGGCACCGGCGCGCTGCGCACCCTCGCCGACCTGATCGCCAGCGCGAACCCCGAAGCGACCGTCTGGACGTCCAACCCCGGCTACGCCAACCACCACCCCCTCATGCGCGCCGCCGGACTCCTCACCGCCGAGTACCCCTGGCAGGACGACGGCACCGGCACGACAGACCTCACCCCCATGCTCGGCGCGCTCGACGCCGCCCAGCCCGGCGACATCCTCCTCGTGCAGGGCTGCTGCCACAACCCCACCGGCATCGACCTCAGCCAGGAAAGCTGGCACGCCCTCGCCAGCTACTGCCAGGAGCGCGGCCTCATCCCCCTGATCGACATGGCCTACCAGGGCCTCGGCAAAGGCCTCACCGAGGACGCCCAGGGCCTGCGCATCATGACCAGGCACCTCGGCACCGTCCTCATCACCGCCAGCTGCTCCAAGAACATGGGCCTCTACTGCGAACGCACCGGCACCGCCACCGTCCTCGTCCCCCACCCCAACGAAAAACCTGCCGTCCTCAGCGTCCTCGAAGGCATCGCCCGCCGCACCTACTCCATGCCCCCCGAACACGGCGCCGCCATCGCCACCACCCTCCTGAACAACCCCCACCCCTGGCACCAGGAACTGGGCACCATGCGCGACCGCATCCGCACCGTCCGCGAAGCCCTCGGACACGCCCTGCGCGCCGCAGGCGCCCCCCACGACCTCCTGAGCATCGAACACCACCAGGGCATGTTCAGCCTCCTCCCCCTCACCCCCACCAGATGGACACCCTCCGCGAACACCACGCCATCTACGGCACCCGCGAAGGCCGCATCAACATCGCCGGCATCCCCGACCACGCCATCACCCCACTCGCGCACGCGCTGA
- a CDS encoding DMT family transporter: MSQLNPTFPQDAGRGLPAGALLGWAALAVTVLIWAAFALTIRAIGHSPLTPGDVALIRFLIPAALLLPLLPSRLPALRRVPPHAALMITAGAGLPFFLITAAGGASTSAAHVSALVAGTTPLSVVLVGAALFRDRVTAAQWPGLGLILLGIVLLVVGLGTVGVSPLTGIALLLSASLLWGGYTLGMRRARLDPLGVAMLVTYPSLLILAPLLLTGTLPSHLTQVPVQDLLPFIAVQGLGVGVVASLTYPYALKHLGTLRCATVGALAPVLATLLALPLLGERPSVASAIGVAIVTTGVLVFNLMPTRTKGAAHVQ; this comes from the coding sequence GTGAGTCAACTCAACCCCACGTTCCCGCAGGACGCCGGGCGCGGCCTGCCTGCTGGTGCGCTGCTCGGCTGGGCGGCGCTGGCCGTCACGGTGCTGATCTGGGCGGCGTTCGCGCTGACCATCCGCGCCATCGGGCACTCGCCGCTGACGCCAGGGGACGTGGCGTTGATCCGCTTCCTGATTCCCGCCGCGCTGCTGCTGCCGCTGCTGCCCTCGCGCCTGCCCGCACTGCGGCGCGTCCCACCGCACGCGGCCCTGATGATCACCGCCGGGGCGGGCCTGCCGTTCTTCCTGATCACCGCCGCCGGGGGGGCCAGCACCTCCGCCGCGCACGTCAGCGCCCTCGTCGCGGGGACCACCCCGCTGTCCGTCGTGCTCGTCGGCGCCGCGCTGTTCCGCGACCGCGTGACCGCCGCGCAGTGGCCGGGCCTGGGCCTGATCCTCCTCGGCATCGTCCTGCTGGTCGTCGGGCTGGGCACAGTCGGCGTCTCTCCCCTGACCGGGATCGCGCTGCTGCTGAGCGCCAGCCTGCTGTGGGGCGGGTACACCCTCGGGATGCGCCGCGCCAGACTCGACCCGCTGGGCGTCGCCATGCTCGTCACGTACCCCTCCCTGCTCATCCTCGCGCCCCTGCTGCTGACTGGCACGCTGCCCAGCCACCTCACGCAGGTGCCCGTGCAGGACCTGCTGCCGTTCATCGCCGTGCAGGGCCTCGGCGTCGGCGTCGTCGCGTCCCTCACCTACCCGTACGCCCTGAAACACCTCGGCACGCTGCGCTGCGCCACCGTCGGCGCGCTCGCGCCCGTCCTCGCCACCCTCCTCGCCCTGCCGCTGCTCGGCGAGCGGCCCAGCGTCGCGTCCGCCATCGGCGTCGCCATCGTCACCACCGGCGTCCTCGTCTTCAACCTCATGCCCACCCGAACCAAAGGAGCTGCCCATGTTCAGTGA
- a CDS encoding Lrp/AsnC family transcriptional regulator has product MDDRDRRILAALQANGRISNQDLADQVHLSPSPCLRRVRQLEDSGVIQGYTALVDEEAYGLTVTAFVRVRLQLHTTASIRAFEDAIARMDAVLDCYVMTGEADYLLRVLVADLKAYEAFVRRELHAVPGIASIDTSFAYGRVKRATVYPQLG; this is encoded by the coding sequence ATGGACGACCGCGACCGCCGCATCCTCGCCGCGCTGCAGGCGAACGGACGCATCAGCAACCAGGACCTCGCGGATCAGGTGCACCTCTCGCCGTCCCCGTGCCTGCGGCGCGTGCGGCAGCTGGAGGACTCCGGCGTCATCCAGGGCTACACCGCCCTCGTGGACGAGGAGGCGTACGGGCTGACCGTCACCGCGTTCGTCCGTGTGCGGCTCCAGCTGCACACGACCGCCAGCATCCGCGCGTTCGAGGACGCCATTGCCCGCATGGACGCCGTGCTGGACTGCTACGTCATGACCGGCGAGGCCGACTACCTCCTGCGGGTGCTCGTGGCGGACCTGAAGGCCTACGAGGCGTTCGTGCGCCGGGAACTGCACGCCGTGCCGGGTATCGCTTCCATCGACACCAGTTTCGCGTATGGCCGTGTGAAACGCGCGACGGTGTATCCGCAGCTGGGGTGA
- a CDS encoding SDR family oxidoreductase, which yields MSVRPVTVVTGAAGGIGAALARELAAGHDLILSGRNVGALEALCAEVGGTPLVLDLTRPESFGAALAGLGRVSNVVHNAGVVELGAVVDQGHAVWSHTLAVNVVAPAELTRLLLPRVRAERGSVVFVNSGAGLRANAGWGSYAASKFALKALADALREEEAAHGVRVTSVYPGRTATPMQQKVRSQEGAPYTPEAFVRPESVAKLIAFALNAPRDALLPDLSVRPGPQ from the coding sequence ATGAGTGTTCGTCCGGTGACGGTGGTGACGGGTGCGGCGGGTGGGATCGGGGCGGCGCTGGCCCGGGAATTGGCGGCGGGGCATGACCTGATCCTGTCGGGCCGGAACGTGGGGGCGCTGGAGGCGCTGTGCGCGGAGGTGGGGGGGACGCCGCTGGTGCTGGACCTGACCCGCCCGGAGTCGTTCGGGGCGGCGCTGGCGGGGCTGGGGCGCGTGTCGAACGTGGTGCACAACGCGGGGGTGGTCGAACTGGGCGCGGTGGTGGATCAGGGGCATGCGGTGTGGTCGCACACGCTGGCGGTGAACGTGGTCGCCCCGGCGGAACTGACGCGTCTGCTGTTGCCGCGCGTGCGCGCCGAGCGGGGGTCGGTCGTGTTCGTGAACAGCGGGGCGGGCCTGCGCGCGAATGCGGGCTGGGGCAGCTACGCGGCGAGCAAGTTCGCCCTGAAGGCCCTGGCGGACGCGCTGCGTGAGGAGGAGGCCGCGCATGGCGTGCGGGTCACGAGCGTGTATCCGGGCCGCACGGCGACGCCCATGCAGCAGAAGGTACGGTCGCAGGAGGGCGCGCCGTACACCCCGGAGGCGTTCGTGCGGCCGGAGTCGGTCGCAAAGCTGATCGCGTTCGCGCTGAATGCGCCCCGGGACGCGCTGCTGCCGGACCTGAGCGTCCGCCCCGGCCCGCAGTGA
- a CDS encoding NAD(P)/FAD-dependent oxidoreductase translates to MSGPDLPAPRAGEVVPGLWDVLIVGAGPAGLSAALTLGRSRRRVLLLDGGPPRNASVSAGHGLLTRDGISPEELKAAALADLEPYDVTVRADGAREVRRVGECFDVRVGDAWQRTRVLVFATGVRDILPPVPGLRERWGQGVFHCPYCDGWEHEGRALAVYGSGQSAHHLALTVRAWSPRVTLLCDGDPCLTPEQSLDLERVGVAVRTQSVRRVSGGPLEDAPVCVTFVGAPPLSVDAVFIAPEQQGGSHLPAALGCALDGKGRVTVDGNQETSLPGVFAIGDMTGAPQYVVQAAAAGMHAAQVINTRLIHAAVHSMGAAFHKSPENEGARDPDSRDE, encoded by the coding sequence GTGAGCGGCCCTGACCTGCCTGCCCCGCGTGCGGGCGAGGTCGTGCCGGGCCTGTGGGACGTGCTGATCGTGGGGGCGGGCCCGGCGGGCCTGAGTGCGGCGTTGACGCTGGGCCGCTCGCGGCGGCGGGTGCTGCTGCTGGACGGCGGGCCGCCCCGCAACGCAAGTGTGTCAGCCGGGCACGGCCTCCTGACCCGCGACGGGATCAGCCCCGAGGAGCTGAAGGCGGCGGCCCTGGCGGATCTTGAACCGTACGACGTGACGGTCCGGGCGGACGGCGCGCGTGAGGTCCGCCGGGTGGGCGAGTGCTTCGACGTGCGCGTCGGGGACGCGTGGCAGCGGACGCGTGTGCTGGTGTTCGCGACGGGCGTGCGAGACATCCTGCCGCCGGTGCCGGGCCTGCGGGAACGCTGGGGGCAGGGCGTGTTCCACTGCCCGTACTGCGACGGCTGGGAGCACGAGGGCCGCGCCCTGGCCGTGTACGGGTCGGGGCAGTCGGCGCATCACCTCGCCCTGACGGTCCGGGCGTGGTCGCCCCGCGTGACGCTGCTGTGCGACGGGGACCCGTGCCTGACGCCCGAGCAGTCGCTCGATCTGGAGCGGGTGGGCGTGGCGGTCCGCACGCAGTCGGTGCGCCGCGTGAGTGGCGGCCCTCTGGAGGACGCCCCGGTGTGCGTGACGTTCGTGGGTGCCCCGCCCCTGAGCGTGGACGCGGTGTTCATCGCGCCCGAGCAGCAGGGCGGCAGTCACCTGCCCGCCGCGCTGGGCTGCGCGCTGGACGGGAAGGGCCGCGTGACCGTGGACGGCAACCAGGAAACCAGCCTGCCGGGCGTGTTCGCGATCGGGGACATGACGGGCGCGCCGCAGTACGTGGTGCAGGCGGCCGCGGCGGGCATGCACGCGGCGCAGGTGATCAACACGCGCCTGATCCACGCGGCGGTGCACTCCATGGGCGCGGCGTTCCACAAGAGCCCGGAGAACGAGGGGGCCCGCGATCCCGACAGCCGCGACGAGTAA
- a CDS encoding HAD family hydrolase has product MSIKAILFDLDGTLHDRAVTLRTWLARHVRQFGLPDGYAERFLELEDHGYRPKAEVIPQLVQEFALPHDPRTLLDTYAGHVQHAVPMAHAHAVLRELRARGVRVGVVTNGWENLQRTCVDVCGLTGLIDDLVISKVVGLSKPDPAIYQLALDRLGVRADQAWFVGDSPRNDIAGPQAVGLRAAWLPTTHPPARRGAGRHAR; this is encoded by the coding sequence GTGAGTATTAAGGCGATCCTGTTCGATCTGGACGGCACCCTGCACGACCGCGCCGTCACGCTGCGCACGTGGCTGGCCAGGCACGTCCGACAGTTCGGCCTCCCGGACGGGTACGCCGAGCGCTTCCTGGAACTGGAGGACCACGGCTACCGCCCGAAGGCGGAGGTGATCCCGCAGCTCGTGCAGGAGTTCGCGCTGCCGCACGACCCGCGCACCCTGCTGGACACCTACGCCGGACACGTGCAGCACGCCGTGCCGATGGCGCACGCGCACGCCGTCCTGCGCGAACTGCGCGCCCGGGGCGTGCGGGTGGGGGTCGTCACGAACGGCTGGGAGAACCTCCAGCGCACCTGCGTGGACGTGTGCGGCCTGACGGGGCTGATCGACGACCTCGTGATCAGCAAGGTCGTGGGGCTCAGCAAACCCGACCCCGCGATCTACCAGCTGGCGCTGGACCGCCTGGGTGTCCGCGCGGATCAGGCGTGGTTCGTGGGCGACTCGCCCCGCAACGACATCGCCGGACCGCAGGCGGTGGGCCTGCGCGCCGCGTGGCTGCCCACCACCCACCCCCCTGCGCGGCGAGGAGCCGGACGCCACGCTCGATGA